Proteins encoded in a region of the Coffea eugenioides isolate CCC68of chromosome 4, Ceug_1.0, whole genome shotgun sequence genome:
- the LOC113767852 gene encoding LOB domain-containing protein 22 — translation MHNTNVPIARVNTTQACAACKYQRRKCAPDCILAPYFPHDRQRQFLNAHKLFGVSNITKIIRILDQPEKDAAMRTIIFQSDVRASDPVGGCYRIIRQLQRQIEYTKLELDFVLHQLALCRAQAQAQAQVQAHQHQRQQQMLVPAEDATDSTSQYCDMFGADPLGSYEQLHINYHHLQPQPPLDQYIIQNDNNVALQEVATNSWGMQGSSSSSMMPVTTKQHSANDCNDFKPLFDGISDDPHDFRFESEEPIDHRSDEQAMLKGDQAALKEDESSFHCVRDHHDLKVTMPHHYQETTISDSSFLP, via the exons CCAGGCTTGCGCTGCTTGTAAGTACCAACGCAGGAAGTGCGCTCCTGACTGCATTCTGGCCCCTTATTTTCCTCATGATCGCCAAAGACAATTCCTCAATGCCCATAAATTATTTGGAGTTAGCAACATCACCAAGATAATACGTATACTCGATCAACCTGAGAAAGACGCTGCCATGCGAACCATCATATTCCAATCCGATGTGCGTGCAAGTGATCCCGTTGGTGGGTGTTATCGGATCATACGCCAGCTACAGCGCCAAATCGAATACAcaaagctcgagctcgacttcGTTCTTCATCAGCTCGCCCTGTGTCGAGCCCAAGCTCAAGCTCAAGCTCAAGTTCAGGCTCATCAACACCAACGCCAGCAGCAAATGTTAGTGCCGGCCGAGGATGCTACGGATTCCACTAGCCAATATTGTGACATGTTTGGTGCCGATCCTTTGGGTTCGTACGAGCAGTTACACATAAATTATCATCATCTACAACCTCAACCTCCTCTCGACCAATACATTATCCAAAATGACAACAATGTCGCCTTGCAAGAAGTCGCTACGAATTCTTGGGGTATGCAGGGATCTTCATCGTCATCAATGATGCCCGTCACAACCAAGCAACATTCTGCTAATGACTGCAACGATTTCAAGCCACTGTTTGATGGCATATCGGATGATCCACACGACTTCAGATTTGAATCTGAAGAACCGATTGATCATCGCAG cgATGAGCAAGCAATGTTAAAAGGTGACCAAGCGGCTCTAAAGGAAGATGAAAGTTCATTCCATTGTGTTAGAGATCACCATGATCTCAAAG TGACTATGCCACATCATTATCAGGAAACAACCATCAGCGACTCCTCCTTTCTCCCCTAA